A DNA window from Canis lupus dingo isolate Sandy chromosome 2, ASM325472v2, whole genome shotgun sequence contains the following coding sequences:
- the UBXN10 gene encoding UBX domain-containing protein 10 yields MATEDPVNIAAPERSPVGSPAADGFAWRPDSAKMHVPRPKSAKGRPRPRPHKPQGPQGAQLCSPRAPATLPPAVPCESPSSQRPGACAPRSPNQGAPDEIPELLQQVPMGASSSLNKYRVLPSINRKTLEEGSVDAVATKAGSLQLSSIQALYREETGTMKASEEDSRVRACSPERTVIVRTRRQMSSRARDLEEPSDGEARLLLAIRSPSGRRFVHHFRPTDALQTVVAVAERNNQATYHHCSVETMEVPRRRFSDLSRSLQECKIPHKSVLGISQEEEDREP; encoded by the coding sequence ATGGCCACAGAAGACCCTGTGAACATAGCGGCCCCTGAACGCAGCCCCGTTGGCAGCCCAGCCGCTGACGGCTTCGCCTGGCGGCCCGACTCGGCAAAGATGCACGTCCCAAGGCCCAAGTCCGCCAAGGGCCGGCCGCGGCCGCGTCCACACAAACCACAGGGTCCGCAGGGCGCCCAGCTGTGCTCTCCGCGCGCGCCGGCCACCCTGCCCCCGGCCGTCCCCTGTGAGTCGCCAAGCAGCCAGAGACCCGGAGCCTGCGCACCCAGGTCTCCAAACCAGGGAGCGCCCGACGAGATCCCCGAGCTGCTGCAGCAGGTGCCCATGGGCGCTTCCTCCTCCCTCAATAAATACCGAGTCCTCCCTTCCATCAACAGGAAGACCCTGGAGGAGGGCTCTGTGGACGCAGTGGCCACAAAGGCCGGCTCGCTGCAGCTGAGCAGCATCCAGGCTCTCTACCGGGAGGAGACGGGCACCATGAAGGCAAGCGAAGAAGACTCCAGAGTTCGAGCTTGTTCCCCAGAGAGGACAGTCATCGTCCGAACCAGGAGACAGATGTCATCCAGGGCCCGAGACCTGGAGGAGCCATCAGACGGAGAGGCGAGGCTGCTGCTGGCCATCAGATCCCCGTCGGGCCGAAGGTTCGTTCACCATTTCCGGCCCACTGACGCCTTACAGACCGTGGTTGCTGTGGCCGAGCGCAACAACCAGGCCACCTACCACCACTGCAGCGTCGAGACCATGGAGGTGCCCAGGAGACGTTTCTCTGACCTTAGCAGATCTCTGCAGGAGTGCAAAATCCCCCACAAGTCGGTGCTGGGCATCTCACAGGAAGAAGAGGACAGGGAGCCCTGA